One region of Citrus sinensis cultivar Valencia sweet orange chromosome 6, DVS_A1.0, whole genome shotgun sequence genomic DNA includes:
- the LOC102631254 gene encoding probable O-methyltransferase 3 — MNLIDGDHDTELLEAQTHVWNHIFNFINSMTLKCAIQLGIPDIISKHGKPMTLNELVSALTINPSKSRCVYRLMRILIHTGFFAQQKLISSRNNNDEELGYVLTNASKLLLKDNPLSVTPFLQAMLDPILLSPWQQLRTWFQNDDPTPFDTAHGKTLWEYAGDEPKLNNFFNEAMASDAWLATSVMIHKCKDVFEGLNSLVDVGGGIGTAAKAIAKAFPKLECTCFDLPHVVNGLDSDLANLKYVGGDMFEAISPADAVLLKWILHDWNDEECVKILKKCKEAITSDGKKGKVIIIDMIRENKKGDDKSIETQLFFDMLMMVLLTGTERDEKEWTKLFTYAGFSDYKIIPILGLRSLIEVYP; from the exons ATGAATTTGATCGATGGAGATCATGATACTGAGCTGCTTGAAGCTCAAACTCATGTTTGGAAtcacatttttaatttcataaactcCATGACGCTTAAATGCGCTATTCAATTAGGCATCCCAGATATTATCAGCAAACATGGCAAACCCATGACCCTCAATGAGCTTGTTAGTGCCCTAACAATAAACCCATCAAAATCCCGATGTGTGTATCGCTTGATGCGCATTCTGATCCACACAGGCTTCTTTGCACAGCAAAAGCTAATTAGCAGCCGAAATAATAATGACGAAGAACTAGGCTATGTTCTAACAAATGCTTCTAAACTTCTCCTAAAAGACAACCCCTTAAGCGTGACACCTTTCTTGCAAGCCATGCTAGATCCTATTTTGCTATCACCGTGGCAGCAACTGAGAACTTGGTTTCAAAACGATGATCCGACGCCGTTTGATACAGCACATGGGAAGACTCTTTGGGAGTATGCTGGGGACGAGCCAAAACttaacaattttttcaatGAAGCCATGGCAAGTGATGCTTGGTTGGCAACAAGCGTGATGATACATAAGTGTAAGGATGTGTTTGAAGGTTTGAATTCGTTGGTGGATGTGGGCGGGGGCATAGGAACCGCGGCCAAGGCCATAGCTAAAGCGTTTCCAAAGTTGGAGTGCACTTGTTTTGATCTGCCACATGTGGTTAATGGCCTCGACAGCGATTTGGCCAATCTCAAATATGTTGGAGGGGACATGTTTGAGGCAATTTCCCCAGCTGACGCTGTTCTACTCAAG TGGATATTACATGACTGGAACGATGAAGAATGCGTGAAGATTCTTAAGAAATGTAAGGAAGCAATCACAAGCGATGGTAAGAAAGGGAAGGTGATTATAATAGACATGATCAGAGAGAATAAAAAAGGGGATGATAAGTCTATTGAAACACAACTCTTCTTTGATATGTTGATGATGGTCTTACTCACCGGAACAGAGCGAGATGAGAAAGAATGGACCAAACTTTTTACGTATGCCGGTTTTAGTgactataaaattatccccatTTTAGGTTTAAGATCCCTTATTGAGGTTTATCCTTAA